The Ornithinimicrobium sufpigmenti genome includes the window GCGACGACCGGCGCCAGGTTGAAGCCGATGAGCATGACCACCGCGCCGGTGACGACCGGCGGCAGGATCTTGGTCAGCGTCGCGGCACCGATGAAGTGGATGAGGACGCCCGTCAGGGTGAGCACGACGCCGGCGACGAGGATCGAGCCGGTGACCTGCTGCGGGGTCCCGCCCTGGGAGATGACGGCGGCGACACCACCGACGAAGGCGGCCGAGGTGCCCAGGTAGGACGGCACCTTGCCCTGGACGATGAGCAGGAAGGCGATCGTCGCGACACCGCTCATCATGATCGCCAGCTGGGGGTTCAGGCCCATGATCAGGGGGAAGACGAAGGTGGCGCCGAACATCGCGACCACGTGCTGGGCCCCCAGGCCCGCCGTCTTCCCCCAGCTCAGCCGCTCGTCGGGTGCGACGACGTCACCGGGTTTGAGGGTTTTCCCGTCCCCGTGCAATTTCCAGCCGAATGCCGACACCGCAAACTCCTTCGTTCGTGGGGGGCGCTCACGGGCCCCGCAGGGTGAGGGTCGGGGCACGCCTCCTGTGCCCACCGACACTAAACCCCGTCCCCGAGGGACAGGACTGGCACTTTGTGACATGGGGTGCGGGAAGGGTTGGGCATCTCTTGCCGGGTATGCGGTACTCGCCCCCGGTCGACAGGCTCAGCCGTGGTCCAGCTGTCGCGCCTGCAGCGCCAGCATGATCGCGAACCGGAGCCGCGGGTCGGTGGTGAACGGGCCCAGGAGGCGCTCGAGCTTGCTGATCCGGTAGCGCAGCGAGTTGTAGTGGAAGTGCAGGGCGCGGGCGGTCGAGGCGACGTTGAGGTTGTGGTCCAGCAGCACGGTGAGCGTCGTGCGCAGGTCCTCCATCTCCTCGGAGTCCACGGCGGCCAGCGGACCCAGTGTCTCGCCGATGAAGCTGGCCAGCTCGGCACGGTCCTCGACCTGGGAGAGGAGCCGGAAGACCCCCAGGGCGTCGAAGTGGGTCACCGCCCGGTCGCCGTGCAGCCGGCGTCCCACCTGCGCCGCCTTGCGGGCCTCGGAGTAGGCCCGGGGCAGCTCGGCGAGGTCGGTGATGGTCCGGGAGATGCCGGTGACGAAGACCCGGCGGCCACCGCCGCCACGGCCGTGCACCTGCTCGGCCATCTGCCGGACGCGCTCGGTGATCGTGGTCGGGTCGTCGTCGGCCGGCACGCCGAGCAGGACGACCACCTCCTGGTTGAACCCGGCCACGGCCGCGGCCTCGTCGTCGGTGCTCGCGACGCGCTCCCACGCGGCGCGGAAGCGCTCGGGCAGGGTCCGCAGCACGGGGTCGTCGGAGGGCACCTCCTCGGCCTCGGCCACCAGCACGGCGAGGGGCCGGCGCAGGTCCCAGCCCAGCTCCCCGGCGTGGGCGGCGACCCGTTCGGCGTCACCGGCCCGGCCGAGCAGGGCGTCGCGCAGGAAGTCGGCGCGGTACTTCCCCTCGACCGCGGCCACCGCCTGCTGCTTGGTGATCGCCAGGGCGGCAGCGGTGGTCGCCTGACCGACCACGTGGTTGTCGTCGTCGGTGAAGGCGTCGTCGCGGAACAGGATCAGCCGGCCCAGGTCGGCCCTGGCCCCCGTGACCCTGGCGACCAGGCGGTGCACCCCGTCGAACTGCGCGGAGACCCCCGGCACCTCGGTCTCCACGACGAAGCGGCCGGTCGGGTCGAACCCCGGCAGGTCGGCGACCCGCTCCGGGACCGGCCCGGCAGAGGCCAGGACCCGGCCGTCCATGGTGGTGACCAGGCTGGTCCGGGCGAGGTGCCGGACCACGCCCTGACAGACCTGGTCCAGGTCGCCGCCGGCGATGACCACGCCCACCAGGTCCTGGAGCACCTGCTCGGCCCGGGCGAGGGTGTCCGCGCGCCGGTTGATCACCACGGTGAGCACCTGGGTGATCACCTCGTCGAAGCCCAGGTCGAAGGGGATGGCCAGGACCGGGAAACCCCGCCGGTCGGCCTCTCGCAGCGCCGCCTCCGGCAGCTCGTCGACGTAGCGGGCCAGCTTGATCGCCACACCGGCCAGCCCGTGGTCGTCGAGGTCGGCGATCCAGTCGGTGAGGTCGTGACCCTCGTGGGTGCGCAGCGGATAGCCGGTGGTCAGGAGCAGCTCGCGAGGACGCACCCAGGGCAGCAGGTCGGGCACCTCCATCACGTTCACCGTGGCCACCAACCGCTCCAGGCCCCGCTCGCCGGCCAGCACCGCGGTGCCCTGCATCACCGGCAGCCGCAGCACCTCGGAGACGGTGATCCCCGAGGTCGGCGAGGGGGGCAGCACGGGCGAAAGTTGACGATCCATGCCCGAATCGTTGTCAGGAATCACCGGCCTGGCAAACCGGCCCCCTGCATATCGTGGCGAGATGCAGACCACCGAGGCTCGTCAGGCAGGTGCGCGAGCCCTGCCCTGTGCGCCGGCGACGCCCCTGCGACCGGCGGCTGCCTCCACCCTCAGCCCCGCGTGGCTGCAGGCCCACCCGGCACCCGCCGAGGTGGTCGCGGTCTTCGACCAGGCCATCTACCTGCTGCGCGGGCAGGACGTGCTGCCGCTGCTGGCGCCCGAGGCGCTCATGCTCCCCGGTGCGGTGCGGGTCACGACACCGGCCGACCTCGATGCGCTGCGCGTGCGGGTCGGTGACGAGGTCCTCGTCGGCCGCGGTGAGGTCCGCACCGCCGGCGGCGGGCTGGTCGTCCGGCGGGTCTGGCGCCCCCTGCCCGTCCCGACGGCGCCCCTGTCCGAGGCAGCGCGGTGGGCCGCCTGGGCCGGGCTGGCCGGGCTCACGTCCCTGGACCATGACGATGTGTCGGGCGGCCGGCTGGCCGAGCTCGCCGCGGCGGTCCTCGACGGACCCGCCGCCCAGGTCAGCAGGCACCTGAACGGGCCTATCAGCACGGAAGCGGTGCACGGCTTGGTCGGGCTCGGCCCGGGCCTCACCCCCGCCGGTGACGACGTGCTGTGCGGGCTGCTGCTCGGGCTGCGCGCGAGCGGCCAGGAGCGGGAGCGCTCGCTGCTGGAGGAAGCGGTCCTCCCGCTCCTCGGACGCACGACCGCCCTCTCCGCCACCCTCCTCCGCCAGGCCGCCCAGGGGTATGCCGTCCCGCCCGTCGTCGCGCTGCTGCGCGCCTGGCACCGCGGCGCCGGCGTCCCCGCCCTCGCTTCCGCGGGGTGTCCGGTGGCTGAGATCGGGCACACCTCGGGCCCCGCCCTCATCCTCGGCCTGGCCACGGCACTGACAGCTGCGTCGACGACTCCGCTGACAACTGCGCTGACCCCTGCACTGACCACCGCGCCGAGCACGAAGCTCCCACCCCATACCGGGCAGGCCCGTGCCGGTAGCGCCGCCCCCCATCCCCGTCTGACCTCGGCCCCGGGCACCGGCCCGGCCGGCCGTCCTGCCCCCGTCCGTCCCCAACCCGCTCCGGTCCTGGTGGCCGGCGCCACGAGAGGAACGTCGTGACTGATTCGGTCGAGATCCGCCGCGGTGTCTACCACGACTCCGTCACCCTGATGCAGGTGTCCCAGCAGGTGCGCACCGCCCCCGGGGTGCACGACGCCCTGATCGGCATGGGCACCGAGCTCAACCTCGGGCTCATGCGCGAGGTCGGCTTCCAGGTGCCGGAGGAGG containing:
- a CDS encoding DUF2877 domain-containing protein — encoded protein: MQTTEARQAGARALPCAPATPLRPAAASTLSPAWLQAHPAPAEVVAVFDQAIYLLRGQDVLPLLAPEALMLPGAVRVTTPADLDALRVRVGDEVLVGRGEVRTAGGGLVVRRVWRPLPVPTAPLSEAARWAAWAGLAGLTSLDHDDVSGGRLAELAAAVLDGPAAQVSRHLNGPISTEAVHGLVGLGPGLTPAGDDVLCGLLLGLRASGQERERSLLEEAVLPLLGRTTALSATLLRQAAQGYAVPPVVALLRAWHRGAGVPALASAGCPVAEIGHTSGPALILGLATALTAASTTPLTTALTPALTTAPSTKLPPHTGQARAGSAAPHPRLTSAPGTGPAGRPAPVRPQPAPVLVAGATRGTS
- a CDS encoding PucR family transcriptional regulator; amino-acid sequence: MDRQLSPVLPPSPTSGITVSEVLRLPVMQGTAVLAGERGLERLVATVNVMEVPDLLPWVRPRELLLTTGYPLRTHEGHDLTDWIADLDDHGLAGVAIKLARYVDELPEAALREADRRGFPVLAIPFDLGFDEVITQVLTVVINRRADTLARAEQVLQDLVGVVIAGGDLDQVCQGVVRHLARTSLVTTMDGRVLASAGPVPERVADLPGFDPTGRFVVETEVPGVSAQFDGVHRLVARVTGARADLGRLILFRDDAFTDDDNHVVGQATTAAALAITKQQAVAAVEGKYRADFLRDALLGRAGDAERVAAHAGELGWDLRRPLAVLVAEAEEVPSDDPVLRTLPERFRAAWERVASTDDEAAAVAGFNQEVVVLLGVPADDDPTTITERVRQMAEQVHGRGGGGRRVFVTGISRTITDLAELPRAYSEARKAAQVGRRLHGDRAVTHFDALGVFRLLSQVEDRAELASFIGETLGPLAAVDSEEMEDLRTTLTVLLDHNLNVASTARALHFHYNSLRYRISKLERLLGPFTTDPRLRFAIMLALQARQLDHG